One region of uncultured Sulfurimonas sp. genomic DNA includes:
- the thiS gene encoding sulfur carrier protein ThiS produces MNIIINGETKKFKSEITLLEILQELSLEGKVMAAAVNMEIVKQNEWNSYKLKDLDKLELLDFVGGG; encoded by the coding sequence ATGAATATAATTATAAATGGTGAAACAAAAAAATTTAAGAGTGAAATAACTCTTTTAGAAATACTTCAAGAACTCTCTTTAGAAGGTAAAGTTATGGCTGCGGCTGTAAATATGGAAATAGTAAAACAAAATGAATGGAATTCTTATAAATTAAAAGATTTAGACAAATTAGAATTACTAGACTTTGTAGGCGGAGGTTAA
- the acpS gene encoding holo-ACP synthase produces the protein MIGIDLIKTSRMKSFMEKFGEKALLRFLSPQEIKLVSNYKTASGFWASKEALSKALGVGIGKDCAFEDIKITKTKKGAPKLELSEKLINNFNISDTSLSITHDGEYAIAVVAIKTN, from the coding sequence ATGATAGGGATAGACCTTATAAAAACTTCTCGAATGAAAAGTTTTATGGAAAAATTTGGAGAAAAAGCATTACTTAGATTTTTGTCTCCTCAAGAAATAAAACTTGTATCTAACTATAAGACAGCTTCTGGTTTTTGGGCTTCAAAAGAAGCATTATCAAAGGCTCTTGGAGTGGGGATAGGAAAAGATTGTGCATTTGAAGATATTAAAATTACTAAAACAAAAAAAGGTGCTCCAAAACTTGAACTCTCTGAAAAACTTATAAATAATTTCAATATATCTGACACTTCATTATCCATAACACATGATGGAGAGTATGCTATAGCTGTAGTAGCTATAAAAACAAATTAA
- a CDS encoding diguanylate cyclase gives MSQKNFKKLFTIYFIIFGAMISIISGIISYNIQLNSFKDELNSKANEIMLIKKFLILKEEIKSFDYIVKSLPKSNILKEYIQDQNVNKLNKLEDVFLIITNTNRNVEQLRYIDKNGVEIIKINKKNIGDEAYLVPKNELQNKSNREYFKIVSAMTEMKVWYSKFNLNIEHGKIETPYKPTIRVAIPIFNKLQKFEGMIIVNLLTKKIFKSIGNSSTFEHYIVDKDGNYILHPDEQYSFNKYTGVKRDLKKDFPNITADILSTYKTFNNNYIYDLSDVIQNEDKAILILKPKKEYQEQFLKDRILSTIYIIILSMLASVLMALYVSRQPSELQKALYVANRELNRFASILDKYVVSARTKKDSTIVEVSSAFADSSGYTKEELIGKPMRIIRNKDTSSSIISDLWDKLLNNQAWDGEIKNTRKDGSDFWLEQHIVAVKNEDDKIESFLSVSQDITLKKEFELLSSMDKLTGILNRRKLDEFLDYEVESANRYKQNLSLIIIDIDHFKEVNDTYGHQVGDFVLSQTTKIISSLIRKSDIFGRFGGEEFLIIAPYSSKEESFILAEKLREKISNYNFKEVGYKTISLGIAQLEENEDVKSLVKNADTALYEAKNSGRNKSVIYKPKS, from the coding sequence ATGTCACAGAAAAATTTTAAAAAATTATTTACAATATATTTTATTATATTTGGAGCTATGATTTCCATCATTAGTGGAATTATTTCATACAATATTCAATTAAATAGTTTTAAGGATGAATTAAACTCTAAAGCAAATGAAATTATGCTTATTAAAAAATTTCTTATTTTAAAAGAAGAAATTAAATCTTTTGATTATATTGTTAAAAGTCTCCCTAAAAGCAATATATTAAAAGAGTATATTCAAGATCAAAATGTAAATAAATTAAATAAACTTGAAGATGTTTTTTTAATCATTACAAATACAAATAGAAATGTTGAACAACTTAGATATATAGATAAAAATGGTGTGGAAATCATTAAAATAAATAAAAAAAATATTGGTGATGAAGCTTATCTTGTACCTAAAAATGAACTTCAAAATAAGTCAAATAGAGAATATTTTAAAATTGTATCTGCTATGACTGAGATGAAAGTATGGTACTCTAAGTTTAACTTAAATATTGAGCATGGAAAAATAGAGACACCATATAAACCAACAATAAGGGTTGCTATACCTATTTTTAATAAACTTCAAAAATTTGAAGGTATGATAATAGTGAACTTGTTGACAAAAAAAATATTTAAATCTATTGGTAATTCATCTACTTTTGAACATTATATTGTTGATAAAGATGGTAACTATATTCTGCATCCAGATGAACAATACTCTTTCAATAAATACACAGGAGTAAAACGAGATTTAAAAAAAGATTTTCCAAATATAACTGCAGATATATTATCAACATATAAAACATTTAATAATAACTATATATATGATTTAAGTGATGTTATACAAAATGAAGATAAAGCAATTTTAATTTTAAAACCAAAAAAAGAGTATCAAGAACAATTTTTAAAAGATAGAATATTATCTACAATATACATTATCATACTAAGTATGTTGGCTAGTGTTTTGATGGCTTTATATGTTTCAAGACAACCATCTGAGTTGCAAAAAGCATTATATGTGGCAAATAGAGAATTAAATCGATTTGCTTCAATCTTAGATAAGTATGTGGTAAGTGCTAGAACAAAAAAAGATAGCACCATAGTTGAAGTTAGTAGTGCATTTGCAGATTCAAGTGGCTATACTAAAGAAGAGCTCATAGGTAAACCTATGAGAATCATTCGCAACAAAGATACTTCCTCTTCTATTATTTCTGATTTATGGGATAAACTTTTGAACAATCAAGCTTGGGATGGAGAAATAAAAAATACAAGAAAAGATGGTAGTGACTTTTGGTTAGAACAGCATATAGTAGCTGTTAAAAATGAAGATGATAAAATAGAATCATTTTTGTCGGTTAGTCAAGACATAACACTTAAAAAAGAGTTTGAATTATTGTCATCTATGGATAAGTTAACAGGTATTTTAAATAGAAGAAAACTTGATGAATTTTTGGATTATGAAGTTGAATCAGCAAATAGATATAAGCAAAATTTATCATTAATTATTATTGATATAGATCACTTTAAAGAAGTAAATGACACTTATGGGCATCAAGTAGGTGATTTCGTTTTATCTCAAACTACTAAAATAATTTCTAGTCTTATTAGAAAGAGTGATATCTTTGGAAGATTTGGTGGTGAAGAATTTTTGATAATTGCTCCGTATTCATCAAAAGAAGAATCTTTTATTTTAGCAGAAAAACTTAGAGAAAAAATTTCTAATTACAACTTTAAAGAAGTTGGATATAAAACAATTAGTTTAGGAATAGCTCAGTTAGAAGAGAACGAAGATGTTAAAAGTCTTGTTAAAAACGCAGATACAGCACTATATGAAGCTAAAAATAGTGGAAGAAATAAGAGTGTTATTTATAAACCCAAATCTTAA
- the fliL gene encoding flagellar basal body-associated protein FliL, with amino-acid sequence MAEEEGTNEESAPKEKKSGNMLMIIIIVVLILIIIGGAVVAFLLMGNDDVAVSQPAPQVNEKSVSKSSRSSGDYSDSRKLNDIGILYPLDTFTVNLKSDSGRRYLKVTMSLELEGEELSLELDKKSPVLRDRVIRILTSKTLEEISSKKGKQKISDQIMDTLNAMISDGRIKGIYFTEFVVQ; translated from the coding sequence ATGGCAGAAGAAGAAGGCACAAACGAAGAAAGTGCACCTAAAGAAAAAAAATCCGGCAATATGTTGATGATAATCATCATAGTTGTTCTAATACTAATCATTATTGGTGGTGCAGTGGTCGCTTTCCTTTTGATGGGCAATGATGATGTTGCTGTGAGTCAACCTGCTCCACAAGTGAATGAAAAAAGTGTTTCAAAATCAAGTAGAAGTTCTGGAGACTATAGCGACTCTAGAAAATTAAATGACATTGGTATTTTATATCCATTAGACACTTTTACAGTAAACCTTAAGAGTGATTCAGGTCGTCGTTATCTAAAAGTGACTATGTCTTTAGAACTTGAGGGCGAAGAGTTAAGTTTAGAGTTAGATAAAAAATCTCCTGTTCTTAGAGATAGAGTTATTAGAATTTTAACATCAAAAACACTTGAAGAGATTTCTTCTAAAAAAGGTAAACAAAAAATCAGTGATCAAATCATGGATACTTTAAATGCTATGATTTCAGACGGTCGTATTAAAGGTATTTACTTTACCGAATTTGTTGTTCAATAA
- a CDS encoding carbonic anhydrase, translated as MNLEEYAQGNKLFKSYFTKNKEALLKLVSGGQSPKALFIGCSDSRVIPDLMVQSDPGDLFVIRNVGNFVPPYKPDEDYHATASGIEYAVSILKVQEIIICGHTHCGACSSLYQELNDPSLIHTKKWLELGQSAKTAAILSLGSEAPIENLLRLTEKLSIIKQLENILTYPIIKKRFEDGSLYIHGWLYDMETGNINYYNPETYEFLPLKDLTLTANSL; from the coding sequence ATGAACTTAGAAGAATATGCACAAGGTAACAAACTCTTTAAGTCTTATTTTACAAAGAACAAAGAGGCACTTCTTAAACTCGTTAGTGGTGGGCAAAGTCCAAAAGCACTTTTTATTGGATGCTCAGATTCTAGAGTAATACCAGACCTAATGGTTCAATCTGATCCAGGTGATCTTTTTGTCATTAGAAATGTTGGAAATTTTGTTCCTCCATATAAACCAGATGAAGATTATCATGCGACAGCTTCAGGAATTGAATATGCTGTAAGCATTTTAAAAGTACAAGAAATAATAATATGTGGTCACACTCATTGTGGAGCTTGTAGTAGTCTTTATCAAGAATTAAATGATCCCTCTCTTATTCATACAAAAAAGTGGTTAGAGCTAGGTCAAAGTGCAAAAACAGCCGCTATACTTAGTTTAGGATCTGAAGCTCCGATAGAAAATCTATTAAGACTTACAGAGAAACTATCCATCATTAAACAACTAGAAAATATTTTGACTTATCCTATTATTAAAAAACGATTTGAAGATGGTTCACTATATATTCATGGATGGTTATACGACATGGAAACAGGAAATATCAACTATTATAATCCTGAAACCTATGAATTTTTACCATTAAAAGATTTAACACTAACAGCTAACAGTTTATAA
- the radA gene encoding DNA repair protein RadA codes for MAKKKILFECQHCGLTTPKWMGKCTNCGAWDSFVELNEHQQDVVKKTKSSSSLASKALSINDIVENEVYRYSSLDIELDGVLGGGIVPGSLTLIGGSPGVGKSTLLLKVASNIASTNKNVLYVTGEESSGQIKLRANRLNSNNDSLYLLSEIRLEQILVELEHRKYEFLIIDSIQTIYSENITSAPGSVTQVRQITFELMRIAKEKDIAIFIIGHITKEGSIAGPRVLEHMVDTVLYFEGDSSQELRILRGFKNRFGPTSEIGVFEMRNDGLVSATDVASRFFNRNSEQAGSALTVVMEGSRPIILEVQALVSESHTSNSKRQATGFDTNRLNMLLALLERKLEIPLSGYDVFINITGGIKITETSADLAILAAIISSFRDRAISKETIFIGEVSLVGDVREVYGMDVRLKEAKMQNIKKVLLAKKPLEKTTIKTFIVDEVTKLLEWY; via the coding sequence ATGGCTAAGAAAAAGATTTTATTTGAGTGTCAACACTGTGGACTTACCACTCCAAAATGGATGGGAAAATGTACTAATTGTGGAGCTTGGGACTCTTTTGTAGAGTTAAATGAACATCAACAAGATGTGGTAAAAAAAACTAAATCTTCATCTTCTTTAGCATCTAAAGCTCTAAGCATAAATGATATAGTTGAAAATGAAGTCTATAGATACAGCTCTCTTGATATAGAACTTGACGGAGTTTTAGGTGGCGGTATAGTTCCTGGTTCATTAACTCTCATTGGTGGAAGTCCTGGAGTTGGAAAATCAACTCTGCTTTTAAAGGTAGCATCTAACATAGCATCAACAAACAAAAACGTACTTTATGTTACAGGAGAAGAGTCAAGTGGACAAATTAAACTTCGTGCAAACCGCCTAAACTCTAACAATGACTCTTTATATCTTCTTAGTGAAATCAGACTTGAACAAATTTTAGTAGAACTTGAACATAGAAAGTATGAGTTTCTTATAATTGACTCCATTCAAACTATTTATTCTGAAAATATCACATCAGCACCTGGTTCAGTTACACAAGTGCGTCAGATTACATTTGAACTTATGAGAATAGCAAAAGAAAAAGATATAGCCATATTTATCATAGGTCACATAACAAAAGAAGGCTCAATTGCAGGTCCTAGAGTTTTAGAACATATGGTTGATACGGTTTTATACTTTGAGGGAGACTCTTCACAGGAGTTAAGAATTTTAAGAGGTTTTAAAAATCGTTTTGGACCTACAAGTGAGATTGGTGTTTTTGAGATGCGAAATGATGGATTGGTTTCTGCTACAGATGTAGCATCTCGTTTTTTTAACAGAAACTCTGAACAAGCAGGTTCGGCACTTACGGTTGTTATGGAAGGTTCTCGTCCTATCATACTAGAGGTTCAAGCTCTTGTCTCAGAATCTCATACATCAAATTCAAAAAGACAAGCTACAGGTTTTGATACAAATAGATTAAATATGCTTTTGGCACTCTTAGAGAGAAAGTTAGAGATTCCTCTATCTGGCTATGATGTTTTTATAAATATCACAGGAGGCATTAAAATAACTGAAACAAGTGCTGATTTAGCAATATTGGCTGCAATTATAAGTAGTTTTAGAGATCGTGCTATATCTAAAGAGACTATATTTATAGGAGAAGTATCATTAGTTGGTGATGTAAGAGAAGTATATGGCATGGATGTTAGACTCAAAGAAGCAAAGATGCAAAATATAAAAAAAGTACTCTTAGCAAAAAAACCACTTGAAAAAACCACAATAAAAACTTTTATTGTGGATGAGGTAACAAAATTACTAGAATGGTATTAA